In a single window of the Streptomyces cinnabarinus genome:
- a CDS encoding glycosyltransferase, protein MTDTYIPGAVDNDGRRRHKRRRHLKVSYFFFLAIAAVIVTKLDPDSLHLYSFGALGLLALKMFGALFYRPAKADREELMLLDNSWVTAVIPIYNEDPVMFEQGMRSLLAQSRLPNEIHIIDDASADSSGIKAAKKLRREFEAQGVKYTVSVQPENKGKREALALGFEAAPYTDLFLCVDSDTILSRDTVRELLLPMADPKIMASTGMVLALNHDSNIFTRLQDLRYGNSFLFERAAYSRLKSVLCCCGALSVYRGTLVRKYLPDFLNQQFLGKPAVFGDDRRMTNYCLMEGQVVFQETAVGYTAVPEKLPHFLRQQVRWNKSFFRESLWAFKNQKKFRPAFWLTCMELALWLIFGTAMFYSMVILPIMQPERFVNHIGDYLLFMVLMGYLRNVRYLDFPRRGMGFIKRFGMFLLAPLYGVIQLVLLTPLRFYALVTLHKGSWGTRQGGVEVSVAGDHEQDVSAVYEEEDEYSSPQVSSTIEMMRLEGIALARTAPHASPRNPNGMAQAYTGHTQGELRDMGRNMPQQQVAWQGVTEPQPIPQPQQPQQPQYHQQQPYPGQAQDPYRQQGYQQAHHQPQQPHQPQQQGYDQWQGHQQGHHQGHHQQGHHQQQGHHQQPQQPYIPHIPQQPQGPYQQQPQQHQQQWAPENQNQPHAPEHQDDGWFGDRR, encoded by the coding sequence GTGACCGACACCTACATACCCGGGGCGGTCGACAACGACGGCCGCCGCCGGCACAAACGCAGACGGCATCTGAAGGTCTCGTACTTCTTCTTCCTCGCCATCGCCGCCGTCATCGTCACCAAGCTCGACCCGGACTCGCTCCACCTCTACTCGTTCGGCGCGCTCGGTCTGCTCGCCCTGAAGATGTTCGGCGCCCTCTTCTACCGGCCCGCCAAGGCGGACCGCGAAGAGCTGATGCTGCTGGACAACTCCTGGGTCACCGCGGTCATCCCGATCTACAACGAGGACCCGGTGATGTTCGAGCAGGGCATGCGCAGCCTTCTCGCGCAGAGCCGGCTCCCCAACGAGATCCACATCATCGACGACGCCAGCGCCGACTCCTCCGGCATCAAGGCCGCGAAGAAGCTGCGCCGGGAGTTCGAGGCGCAGGGCGTGAAGTACACGGTCAGCGTCCAGCCCGAGAACAAGGGCAAGCGCGAGGCCCTCGCCCTCGGCTTCGAGGCGGCGCCGTACACCGACCTGTTCCTGTGCGTGGACTCCGACACGATCCTGTCCCGGGACACCGTCCGTGAGCTGCTGCTCCCCATGGCCGACCCGAAGATCATGGCCTCCACGGGCATGGTGCTGGCGCTCAACCACGACAGCAACATCTTCACCCGGCTCCAGGACCTGCGGTACGGCAACTCGTTCCTCTTCGAGCGGGCCGCGTACTCCCGGCTGAAGTCGGTGCTGTGCTGCTGCGGCGCGCTCTCCGTGTACCGCGGCACGCTGGTGCGCAAGTACCTGCCGGACTTCCTCAACCAGCAGTTCCTCGGCAAGCCGGCCGTCTTCGGCGACGACCGGCGGATGACCAACTACTGCCTGATGGAGGGCCAGGTCGTCTTCCAGGAGACGGCCGTCGGCTACACCGCCGTCCCCGAGAAGCTGCCGCACTTCCTGCGTCAGCAGGTGCGCTGGAACAAGTCGTTCTTCCGTGAGTCCCTGTGGGCCTTCAAGAACCAGAAGAAGTTCCGGCCCGCCTTCTGGCTGACCTGCATGGAACTCGCGCTGTGGCTGATCTTCGGCACGGCGATGTTCTACTCCATGGTCATCCTGCCGATCATGCAGCCGGAACGATTCGTCAACCACATCGGCGACTACCTGCTGTTCATGGTCCTCATGGGCTATCTGCGCAACGTCCGGTATCTCGACTTCCCGCGCCGCGGCATGGGCTTCATCAAGCGCTTCGGCATGTTCCTGCTGGCCCCGCTGTACGGCGTCATCCAGCTGGTGCTGCTCACCCCGCTGCGCTTCTACGCCCTGGTCACCCTCCACAAGGGCAGCTGGGGCACGCGTCAGGGCGGCGTCGAGGTCTCCGTGGCCGGCGACCACGAGCAGGATGTCTCGGCGGTGTACGAGGAAGAGGACGAGTACTCGTCCCCGCAGGTCTCCTCGACCATCGAGATGATGCGTCTGGAGGGCATCGCCCTGGCCCGTACGGCCCCGCACGCCTCGCCGCGCAACCCCAACGGCATGGCCCAGGCCTACACCGGGCACACCCAGGGCGAGCTGCGCGACATGGGCCGCAACATGCCCCAGCAGCAGGTGGCGTGGCAAGGCGTGACCGAGCCACAACCCATCCCCCAGCCGCAGCAGCCCCAGCAGCCGCAGTACCACCAGCAGCAGCCGTACCCCGGCCAGGCGCAGGACCCGTACCGGCAGCAGGGCTACCAGCAGGCCCACCACCAGCCCCAGCAGCCCCACCAGCCTCAGCAGCAGGGGTACGACCAGTGGCAGGGCCACCAGCAGGGGCATCACCAAGGCCATCATCAGCAGGGCCACCACCAGCAGCAGGGCCACCACCAGCAGCCCCAGCAGCCGTACATCCCGCACATCCCGCAGCAGCCGCAGGGTCCGTACCAGCAGCAGCCGCAACAGCAC
- a CDS encoding cellulose binding domain-containing protein — protein sequence MASRRQPRRRSGIARAFKVLLVVAVLAGGVLAAKPLWNHFNPEDPELTVRYRTETDPEADAVRPWLEVFNTSEKPVPLSEVSLRYYFTADGDTSYGFNCVEAAVGCSNLTGSVVAMDTPHEGADHYLELGFTEKAGVLKPGANSRGLEIQLYRTDHEPVDQDGDWSYDADKRTYQESDRVPAYKRGALVWGEEPGGKGAEASAKPVSRAVPELPEGGFFDDFNYRGPKDTALFKHGWLVRTSKGGPGIENTWTAKGVSFPGDEEALGGQVLNLRAATDGTKAGTEQAALGTKESKFRTGTYAARIHFTDKPTTGDNGDHINQTFFTIGGSGNKYAELDNEYMPNGGWGAPGPKLDTTTWRNADEGDRVTSKTEQSLAGWHTMVITVKKDSVTYSLDGKTLYRSGSDYAPRADMAVNFNTWFVDLPFTGDRAWDMKVDWFYHQSGKALTAKQAEAAAKEFQGDGVGWFDTLPSDS from the coding sequence GTGGCGTCCCGCCGTCAGCCCCGCCGCCGCAGTGGCATAGCCCGCGCGTTCAAGGTCCTGCTCGTGGTCGCGGTCCTGGCCGGTGGTGTCCTGGCCGCGAAGCCGCTGTGGAACCACTTCAACCCGGAGGACCCCGAGCTCACCGTCCGCTACCGGACGGAGACCGATCCGGAGGCCGACGCCGTCCGGCCGTGGCTGGAGGTCTTCAACACCTCGGAGAAGCCCGTGCCGCTGAGCGAGGTTTCGCTTCGGTACTACTTCACCGCCGACGGGGACACGTCGTACGGCTTCAACTGTGTGGAAGCGGCCGTGGGCTGCTCGAATCTGACCGGTTCCGTGGTCGCCATGGACACGCCGCACGAGGGCGCCGACCACTACCTGGAGCTCGGGTTCACCGAGAAGGCGGGCGTGCTGAAGCCCGGTGCGAACAGCCGTGGACTGGAGATCCAGCTCTACCGCACCGACCACGAGCCGGTCGACCAGGACGGTGACTGGTCCTACGACGCCGACAAGCGGACCTACCAGGAGTCCGACCGGGTGCCCGCCTACAAGCGCGGTGCGCTGGTGTGGGGCGAGGAGCCCGGCGGCAAGGGTGCCGAGGCCTCCGCGAAGCCGGTGTCCCGGGCGGTGCCGGAGCTGCCCGAGGGCGGCTTCTTCGACGACTTCAACTATCGGGGCCCGAAGGACACCGCGCTGTTCAAGCACGGCTGGCTGGTGCGCACCAGCAAGGGCGGCCCCGGCATCGAGAACACCTGGACCGCGAAGGGCGTCTCGTTCCCGGGGGACGAGGAGGCGCTCGGCGGCCAGGTGCTCAACCTGCGCGCGGCCACCGACGGCACCAAGGCCGGTACCGAGCAGGCCGCGCTCGGCACCAAGGAGTCGAAGTTCCGCACCGGCACCTACGCGGCGCGCATCCACTTCACCGACAAGCCGACCACCGGTGACAACGGCGACCACATCAACCAGACGTTCTTCACCATCGGCGGCTCCGGCAACAAGTACGCCGAGCTGGACAACGAGTACATGCCGAACGGCGGCTGGGGCGCGCCCGGTCCGAAGCTGGACACCACGACCTGGCGCAACGCCGACGAGGGCGACCGCGTCACCAGCAAGACCGAGCAGAGCCTGGCCGGCTGGCACACCATGGTGATCACGGTGAAGAAGGACTCCGTCACCTACAGTCTCGACGGCAAGACCCTCTACCGCAGCGGCTCGGACTACGCCCCGCGCGCCGACATGGCGGTCAACTTCAACACCTGGTTCGTCGACCTGCCCTTCACCGGCGACCGGGCCTGGGACATGAAGGTGGACTGGTTCTACCACCAGTCCGGCAAGGCCCTGACCGCGAAGCAGGCCGAGGCGGCCGCGAAGGAGTTCCAGGGCGACGGCGTCGGCTGGTTCGACACGCTGCCCTCGGACTCCTGA
- a CDS encoding nucleotide sugar dehydrogenase — MNRNSTVDLVIIGLGYVGLPLARAASASGLKVVGLDRSEPVVRGLSSGSSHVDDISDADVRTMLDQGFRAVTTPEVIADAAAVVICVPTPLTEHGAPNLGAVDSAVNDIAAHLRPGTLVVLESTTYPGTTDEVVRPRLEAGGLKAGTDFYLAFSPERIDPGNPTYGLENTPKVVGGTTPDCTKAARTLYERFVGSVVEAKGTREAEMAKLLENTYRHVNIALVNEMAMFCREIGVDLWDAIRCASSKPFGFAPFYPGPGVGGHCIPIDPNYLSYKVRSLGIPFRFVELAQEINQRMPAHVVSRAADLLNQQGKPIRGSRVLLLGVTYKPDISDQRESPAVDVAELLLERGADLVYYDPRVEDWTVEGTSVPRVEDYLAGAAEADLTILLQQHSELDLDELADRSRLLFDTRGKSADHPQVVKL, encoded by the coding sequence GTGAACCGAAACTCCACTGTCGATCTCGTGATCATCGGGCTCGGCTACGTCGGGCTGCCCCTTGCCAGGGCTGCAAGCGCTTCCGGCCTGAAGGTCGTCGGCCTCGACCGCAGCGAGCCGGTGGTGCGGGGTCTGAGCTCGGGTTCCTCGCACGTCGACGACATCAGCGACGCCGACGTCCGCACCATGCTCGACCAGGGCTTCCGGGCGGTCACCACGCCCGAGGTCATCGCCGACGCGGCGGCCGTCGTCATCTGTGTGCCGACCCCGCTGACCGAGCACGGCGCGCCCAACCTCGGCGCCGTCGACTCCGCCGTCAACGACATCGCGGCCCACCTGCGGCCCGGCACCCTCGTCGTCCTGGAGTCCACGACGTACCCGGGCACCACCGACGAGGTGGTCCGCCCGCGTCTTGAGGCCGGCGGCCTGAAGGCGGGCACCGACTTCTACCTCGCCTTCTCACCCGAGCGCATCGACCCGGGCAACCCGACCTACGGCCTGGAGAACACCCCGAAGGTCGTCGGCGGCACCACCCCGGACTGCACCAAGGCGGCCCGCACGCTCTACGAGCGCTTCGTCGGCAGCGTGGTGGAGGCCAAGGGCACGCGTGAAGCCGAGATGGCCAAGCTGCTGGAGAACACCTATCGGCACGTGAACATCGCGCTCGTCAACGAGATGGCGATGTTCTGCCGCGAGATCGGCGTCGACCTCTGGGACGCCATCCGCTGCGCCTCCAGCAAGCCGTTCGGCTTCGCGCCCTTCTACCCGGGCCCCGGGGTCGGCGGCCACTGCATCCCGATTGACCCCAACTACCTCTCTTACAAGGTGCGTTCGCTCGGGATACCGTTCCGGTTCGTGGAACTGGCCCAGGAGATCAACCAGCGGATGCCCGCCCATGTCGTGTCCCGCGCCGCCGATCTGCTCAACCAGCAGGGCAAGCCGATCCGCGGCTCGCGCGTGCTGCTGCTCGGCGTCACCTACAAGCCGGACATCTCCGACCAGCGGGAGAGCCCCGCGGTGGATGTGGCCGAGCTGCTGCTGGAGCGCGGCGCGGACCTCGTCTACTACGACCCCCGGGTCGAGGACTGGACCGTCGAGGGCACCTCGGTGCCCCGGGTCGAGGACTACCTCGCCGGCGCGGCCGAAGCGGATCTGACCATCCTCCTCCAGCAGCACAGCGAGCTCGACCTGGACGAGCTGGCCGACCGCTCCCGGCTGCTCTTCGACACCCGGGGCAAGTCGGCCGACCACCCCCAGGTGGTCAAGCTGTGA